Proteins from a single region of Theobroma cacao cultivar B97-61/B2 chromosome 10, Criollo_cocoa_genome_V2, whole genome shotgun sequence:
- the LOC18585717 gene encoding 50S ribosomal protein L18 isoform X1: protein MDGSIYSSSSTSVLLSPQSTYPSWHLKTNSLSWSSSLPKLHLSTPTPIPIRRKDFTVSAAWTRRSRGEVAKRPNRKSWKQRTDMYMRPFLLNVFFSKRFIHAKVMHRNTSKVISVASTNAKDLRYTLPSLTDDNACRVIGKLIAERSMEADVFAMSYEPQKNVTIQGKLGILLDTIKESGIIFY from the exons ATGGACGGCAGCATTTATTCGTCTTCATCCACCTCCGTCCTGCTTTCTCCCCAGTCGACTTATCCAAGTTGGCACCTCAAAACCAATTCTCTGTCATGGTCTTCCTCCTTACCCAAGCTTCACCTCTCTACTCCCACTCCCATTCCCATCCGCCGCAAG GATTTTACTGTTTCAGCTGCATGGACCAGGAGATCCCGAGGTGAAGTAGCAAAAAGGCCTAACCGGAAGTCATGGAAGCAAAGAACTGATATGTACATGAGACCCTTCTTACtgaatgttttcttttcaaagcGATTCATCCACGCCAAAGTGATGCACAGGAATACCAGCAAAGTGATATCTGTTGCTAGCACAAATGCCAAGGACCTAAGGTACACATTACCATCACTCACCGACGACAATGCCTGTAGGGTTATAGGGAAGCTAATTGCCGAGAGGTCCATGGAAGCTGATGTCTTTGCAATGTCTTATGAGCCCCAAAAGAATGTGACAATCCAGGGGAAACTTGGGATTCTCCTTGACACCATTAAGGAGAGTGGgattattttttactaa
- the LOC18585719 gene encoding dynamin-related protein 1E has protein sequence FGPGIVTRRPLVLQLHKTDQSSQEYAEFLHLPKRRFTDFAMVRKEIQDETDRMTGKTKQISPVPIHLSIYSPHVVNLTLIDLPGLTKVAVEGQPESIVQDIETMVRSYVEKPNCIILAISPANQDIATSDAIKIAREVDPSGDRTFGVLTKLDLMDKGTNALDVLEGRSYRLQQPWVGIVNRSQADINKNVDMIVARRKEREYFATSPDYSHLASKMGSEYLAKLLSQHLESVIRARIPSITSLINKSIDELESEMDHLGRPIALDAGAQLYTILELCRAFDRIFKEHLDGGRPGGDRVYGVFDNQLPAALRKLPFDRHLSLQNVRRVVSEADGYQPHLIAPEQGYRRLIEGALNYFRGPAEASVDAVHFVLKELVRKSVGETQELKRFPTLQAEIAAAANEALERFRDESKKTVIRLVDMESSYLTVDFFRRLPQEVDKGGNPAAAAAATATNTDRYGEGHFRRIGSNVSSYVGMVSETLKNTIPKAVVYCQVREAKQSLLNRFYTLLGKKEAKQLSQLLDEDPALMERRQQCAKRLELYKAARDEIDSVSWAR, from the exons TTTGGTCCAGGAATCGTGACGAGACGGCCTCTGGTATTGCAGCTTCATAAGACAGACCAATCGTCACAGGAGTATGCTGAGTTTCTTCACCTGCCCAAGAGAAGATTCACGGATTTTG CAATGGTCCGCAAAGAAATTCAGGATGAAACTGATAGAATGACTGGGAAGACCAAGCAGATATCTCCTGTTCCTATTCATCTCAGTATCTACTCTCCACATG TTGTCAACTTAACCCTGATTGATTTGCCTGGTTTAACAAAAGTTGCAGTCG AGGGACAGCCTGAAAGTATTGTTCAAGACATTGAAACCATGGTTCGATCATATGTTGAGAAG CCTAATTGTATCATACTAGCTATATCTCCAGCCAATCAAGATATAGCAACTTCAGATGCTATCAAAATTGCTAGGGAAGTAGATCCTTCCG GTGACCGAACATTCGGGGTGTTAACTAAGCTGGATCTTATGGACAAAGGGACTAATGCTCTGGAT gTTCTTGAAGGAAGATCTTACCGGCTGCAACAACCTTGGGTTGGAATTGTGAACCGTTCACAAGCtgatataaacaaaaatgtgGACATGATTGTGGCAAGACGCAAGGAGCGTGAGTATTTTGCCACTAGTCCAGACTATAGCCACTTAGCGAGTAAAATGGGTTCAGAGTATCTTGCAAAACTTCTTTCACAG CATTTAGAATCTGTAATTAGGGCTCGAATACCAAGTATCACTTCATTGATAAACAAAAGCATTGATGAACTTGAATCAGAGATGGACCATCTTGGTAGGCCTATTGCCCTTGACGCTGGG GCTCAATTATACACCATATTGGAACTTTGCCGTGCGTTTGACCGGATATTCAAGGAGCATCTAGATGGAGG GCGACCTGGAGGTGATCGTGTTTATGGAGTTTTTGACAACCAGCTGCCTGCTGCTTTGAGGAAGCTTCCCTTTGACCGGCATCTTTCTCTGCAAAATGTGAGGAGAGTAGTGTCTGAGGCAGATGGTTATCAACCACACTTGATAGCCCCTGAGCAAGGTTACAGGAGGCTCATTGAAGGGgcattaaattatttcaggGGACCAGCTGAAGCTTCTGTGGATGCT GTTCACTTTGTCCTGAAAGAACTTGTGAGGAAATCTGTAGGAGAAACTCAG GAATTAAAACGCTTTCCCACTCTGCAAGCTGAAATAGCAGCAGCTGCTAATGAGGCCTTGGAGAGATTTCGGGATGAGAGTAAGAAGACAGTTATCCGATTGGTAGATATGGAATCGTCATATTTAACGGTGGATTTCTTCCGGAGGCTACCACAGGAAGTAGATAAAGGAGGAAATCCCGCAGCCGCAGCTGCAGCCACAGCTACAAATACAGATAGGTATGGTGAGGGCCATTTTCGGAGGATAGGGTCAAATGTTTCCTCATATGTTGGAATGGTGTCAGAGACACTTAAGAACACAATTCCGAAGGCTGTGGTTTACTGTCAAGTTAGGGAGGCAAAACAATCATTGCTAAACCGCTTTTACACACTGCTAGGGAAGAAAGAG GCGAAGCAGCTCTCGCAATTGTTAGATGAGGATCCGGCCTTGATGGAAAGGAGACAACAGTGTGCTAAAAGGCTTGAATTGTACAAGGCAGCAAGGGACGAGATAGATTCTGTATCATGGGCCCGATGA
- the LOC18585720 gene encoding NAD-dependent malic enzyme 62 kDa isoform, mitochondrial, protein MSNFWNQTRAATSLIRRLKRSIINPAAVARPRCFTTAEGHRPSLVHKRSLDILHDPWFNKGTAFSMTERDRLDLRGLLPPNIMSPEQQIERFMVDLKRLEVQARDGPSDPNALAKWRILNRLHDRNETMYYKVLIANIEEYAPIVYTPTVGLVCQNYSGLFRRPRGMYFSAEDRGEMMSMVYNWPADQVDMIVVTDGSRILGLGDLGVQGIGIAIGKLDLYVAAAGINPQRVLPVMIDVGTNNEKLLKDPLYLGLQQHRLDGDEYIAVIDEFMEAVFTRWPNVIVQFEDFQSKWAFKLLQRYRNTYRMFNDDVQGTAGVAIAGLLGAVRAQGRPMIDFPKQKIVVAGAGSAGIGVLNAARKTMARMLGNNETAFDSAKSQFWVVDANGLITEERENIDPVALPFARKIKEAGRQGLREGASLVEVVEQVKPDVLLGLSAVGGLFSKEVLEALKGSTSTRPAIFAMSNPTKNAECTPEEAFSIVGDNIIFASGSPFRDVNLGDGHVGHCNQGNNMYLFPGIGLGTLLSGSRIISDGMLQAAAERLAAYMSEEEVLKGIIYPPISKIRDITKEVAAAVVKEAVEEDLAEGYRDIDARELQKICQSQEELLEYVKNSMWSPEYPTLVYKKD, encoded by the exons GGAACAGCATTTTCCATGACGGAACGAGATCGTTTGGATCTTCGTGGCCTTCTTCCTCCGAATATAATGTCTCCTGAACAGCAAATTGAACGCTTCA TGGTTGATTTGAAGAGGCTTGAAGTTCAAGCTAGAGATGGACCATCTGATCCCAATGCTCTTGCCAAGTGGCGGATTCTTAATCGGTTGCATGACAGAAATGAGACCATGTACTATAAG GTTTTAATTGCCAACATTGAGGAATATGCTCCTATAGTTTACACTCCAACTGTCGGTCTTGTTTGCCAGAACTATAGTGGTCTGTTTAGGAGGCCTCGAGGAATGTACTTTAGTGCAGAAGATCGTGGAGAAATGATGTCTATGGTTTACAACTGGCCTGCTGATCAG GTTGATATGATAGTTGTTACGGATGGAAGCAGAATATTGGGTCTTGGAGACCTTGGAGTTCAGGGAATTGGAATTGCTATAGGGAAGCTGGATTTGTATGTTGCTGCTGCTGGTATCAATCCTCAGAGg GTACTTCCTGTCATGATTGATGTTGGAACTAACAATGAGAAGTTGCTCAAAGACCCCTTGT ATCTGGGCCTTCAACAACATCGTCTTGATGGTGATGAGTATATTGCGGTGATTGATGAATTCATGGAGGCTGTTTTTACTCGTTGGCCAAATGTGATTGTGCAG TTTGAAGATTTCCAGAGCAAGTGGGCCTTTAAGTTATTGCAGCGTTATAGAAATACATACAGGATGTTCAATGATGATGTCCAG GGAACAGCTGGGGTTGCAATTGCTGGTCTTCTTGGAGCTGTAAGAGCACAGGGAAGGCCAATGATTGACTTTCCGAAGCAAAAGATTGTTGTTGCTGGTGCTGGAAG TGCTGGAATAGGGGTTCTCAATGCTGCAAGGAAAACAATGGCAAGGATGTTAGGAAATAACGAGACTGCTTTCGATAGTGCAAAGAGTCAATTCTGGGTTGTTGATGCCAAC GGCCTTATCACAGAGGAACGTGAAAATATTGATCCAGTGGCCCTGCCCTTTGcaaggaaaatcaaagaagCTGGTCGTCAGGGCTTAAGGGAGGGTGCAAGTCTTGTGGAAGTG GTGGAGCAAGTGAAGCCTGATGTGCTTCTTGGGTTATCCGCAGTTGGCGGATTGTTCTCCAAAGAG GTGTTAGAAGCTCTTAAAGGTTCAACATCCACTAGACCAGCCATCTTTGCGATGTCAAACCCTACAAAAAAtg CCGAGTGCACCCCAGAGGAAGCCTTCTCCATCGTAGGTGACAACATTATATTTGCAAGTGGAAGTCCTTTTAGAGATGTCAATCTTG GAGATGGCCACGTTGGGCATTGCAACCAAGGAAACAACATGTATCTCTTTCCAGG TATTGGACTTGGAACTCTTCTATCTGGTTCTAGGATCATTTCAGACGGCATGCTACAAGCTGCAGCAGAACG TCTGGCTGCATACATGAGCGAAGAGGAGGTTCTCAAGGGGATCATATACCCTCCAATATCTAA GATAAGAGATATAACAAAGGAGGTAGCTGCAGCGGTGGTGAAGGAAGCTGTAGAAGAAGATCTGGCAGAAGGATATCGTGACATCGATGCTCGAGAGCTCCAAAAAATCTGTCAGAGCCAG GAGGAACTTTTAGAATATGTGAAGAATAGCATGTGGAGTCCAGAATACCCAACTCTGGTTTACAAGAAGGATTAG
- the LOC18585715 gene encoding protein ECERIFERUM 1 — protein sequence MASKPGILTDWPWTPLGSFKYIILVPWITESIYSFIANDENERDFSNLSIFPFMLWRMFHNQIWISLSRYRTATGSNRIVDKGLEFDQVDRERNWDDQILFNAILFYLGNKYVPGSSHLPLWRTDGVILTILLHAGPVEFLYYWLHRALHHHFLYSRYHSHHHSSIVTEPITSVIHPFAEHIAYFALFAIPLSTIALSGTASIAAIAGYITYVDLMNNMGHCNFELIPNWLFSVFPPLKYLMYTPSYHSLHHTQFRTNYALFMPFYDYIYGTMDKSSDTLYENSLERKEESPDVVHLTHLTTPESIYHLRLGFASLASKPYSSTWYLCLLWPLTFWFMILTCFYGRTFVVERSRFDKIRLQTWAIPKYKIQYHLKWQKESINNLIQEAILEAKEKGARVLSLGLLNQVEELNRYGELYVHKHPQLKVKLVDGSSLAVAVVLNSIPKGTTQVLLRGNLSKVAYAVAFALCQKGIQVAVLREDEYEKLNKSLGTKSEGNLVISKGYFYKTWLVGDDLSEEEQRKATKGTLFIPFSQFPPKKLRKDCFYHTTPAMQTPMSLENVDSCENWLPRRVMSVWRIAGIVHALEGWEEHECGYTMSNIEKVWEASVKHGFQPLRVPTQSKS from the exons ATGGCCTCTAAACCAGGAATTCTCACTGACTGGCCGTGGACGCCTCTCGGAAGCTTTAAG TACATAATCTTGGTTCCATGGATTACCGAGAGCATATACTCCTTTATAGctaatgatgaaaatgagaGGGACTTTTCCAACCTTTCCATATTCCCATTTATGTTGTGGAGAATGTTTCACAACCAGATATGGATTAGCCTTTCTCGTTATCGGACTGCCACAGGCAGCAACAGGATTGTGGACAAGGGCCTTGAGTTTGACCAAGTCGACAGGGAAAGGAACTG GGATGACCAAATTTTGTTCAATGCAATCCTGTTTTACTTGGGGAACAAGTACGTTCCTGGAAGTTCTCACTTACCCCTTTGGAGAACGGATGGTGTGATTTTAACCATCTTACTCCATGCAGGCCCCGTGGAGTTCCTTTACTACTGGCTTCACAGAGCACTGCACCACCATTTCCTTTACTCTCGCTACCATTCTCATCACCATTCCTCCATTGTGACGGAGCCCATCACTT CTGTGATTCATCCATTCGCAGAGCACATAGCATACTTCGCCCTCTTTGCAATTCCATTGTCGACAATTGCGTTGAGTGGAACCGCGTCCATAGCCGCCATTGCTGGGTACATCACTTACGTGGACTTGATGAACAACATGGGTCACTGCAATTTCGAGCTCATTCCCAACTGGCTCTTCTCCGTTTTCCCCCCTCTCAAGTATCTCATGTACACTCCGTC GTACCACTCCCTGCACCACACGCAGTTCAGAACCAATTACGCACTGTTCATGCCATTCTATGATTACATCTATGGCACAATGGACAAGTCTTCTGATACCTTGTATGAGAATTCACTCGAAAGAAAAGAGGAATCACCCGACGTGGTGCATCTAACGCATCTAACCACACCTGAGTCAATCTATCATCTCCGTCTTGGATTTGCCTCCTTGGCCTCTAAACCATACTCATCAACTTGGTATTTGTGCCTGCTGTGGCCTCTGACATTCTGGTTCATGATACTTACCTGCTTCTATGGTCGCACTTTTGTCGTTGAAAGGAGTCGTTTTGATAAAATCAGACTACAAACCTGGGCCATACCAAAGTACAAAATACAG TACCACTTGAAATGGCAAAAGGAATCCATCAATAACTTGATTCAGGAAGCCATATTAGAGGCTAAGGAAAAAGGTGCAAGAGTGTTGAGTCTAGGCCTCTTGAATCAG GTTGAAGAGCTCAACAGGTATGGCGAGCTGTACGTGCACAAGCATCCCCAGCTTAAAGTGAAATTGGTCGATGGGAGTAGCTTGGCAGTGGCAGTTGTGCTAAACAGCATACCAAAGGGAACAACCCAAGTACTCCTGAGGGGCAACCTAAGTAAAGTTGCTTATGCTGTTGCATTTGCCCTATGCCAGAAGGGCATCCAG GTCGCTGTATTGCGTGAGGATGAATATGAGAAGCTTAATAAGTCACTTGGCACCAAATCTGAGGGTAATTTGGTTATCTCAAAGGGTTACTTTTACAAG ACATGGTTAGTTGGAGATGATTTGagtgaagaagaacaaaggaaggcAACCAAAGGAACACTATTTATTCCCTTTTCGCAATTCCCACCAAAGAAATTGCGCAAAGACTGCTTCTATCACACCACACCAGCAATGCAGACTCCCATGTCCCTTGAGAATGTGGATTCTTGTGAG AACTGGCTGCCGAGGAGGGTGATGAGTGTATGGCGCATAGCTGGAATAGTGCATGCACTAGAAGGATGGGAGGAGCACGAATGTGGTTACACCATGTCAAACATTGAGAAAGTTTGGGAAGCAAGTGTCAAGCATGGATTTCAACCTTTGAGAGTCCCAACTCAATCAAAATCCTAG
- the LOC18585718 gene encoding UMP-CMP kinase 3, which yields MGTVDAANKDVNVSLTDEKPIVVFVLGGPGSGKGTQCANIVQHFLYTHLSAGDLLRAEIKSGSENGTMIQNMIKEGKIVPSEVTIKLLQKAMLESGNDKFLIDGFPRNEENRAAFEAVTKIEPDFVLFFKCPEEEMERRLLSRNQGREDDNIETIRKRFNVFLESSLPVIQYYKAKGKVREIDAAKPIEEVFEAVKVVFTPKGEKVTA from the exons ATGGGAACTGTTGATGCTGCAAACAAG GATGTCAATGTTAGCTTGACCGACGAAAAGCCAATAGTTGTTTTTGTTCTGG GTGGCCCGGGAAGTGGGAAAGGTACCCAGTGTGCAAATATTGTCCAACACTTTCTTTACACCCATCTCAGTGCTGGAGATCTTCTCCGAGCAGAAATTAAGTCTGGCTCTGAAAATGG AACTATGATTCAGAATATGATCAAAGAGGGAAAGATTGTTCCTTCTGAGGTCACAATTAAGCTTCTTCAAAAAGCAATGCTTGAAAGTGGTAATGACAAGTTCCTTATTGATGGTTTTCCTCGTAATGAGGAAAACCGTGCAGCATTTGAAGCTGTT ACTAAAATCGAGCCAGACTTTGTCCTGTTTTTCAAGTGCCCTGAAGAAGAGATGGAGAGGCGTCTTCTGAGTAGGAACCAG GGAAGAGAAGATGATAACATTGAAACGATAAGGAAGCGATTCAATGTGTTTCTAGAGTCCAGCCTTCCTGTGATTCAGTACTATAAGGCCAAGGGGAAGGTTCGAGAG ATTGATGCTGCAAAGCCCATTGAAGAGGTGTTTGAGGCGGTTAAAGTTGTGTTCACCCCAAAAGGGGAAAAG GTCACTGCCTAG
- the LOC18585717 gene encoding 50S ribosomal protein L18 isoform X2 gives MVFLLTQASPLYSHSHSHPPQAAWTRRSRGEVAKRPNRKSWKQRTDMYMRPFLLNVFFSKRFIHAKVMHRNTSKVISVASTNAKDLRYTLPSLTDDNACRVIGKLIAERSMEADVFAMSYEPQKNVTIQGKLGILLDTIKESGIIFY, from the exons ATGGTCTTCCTCCTTACCCAAGCTTCACCTCTCTACTCCCACTCCCATTCCCATCCGCCGCAAG CTGCATGGACCAGGAGATCCCGAGGTGAAGTAGCAAAAAGGCCTAACCGGAAGTCATGGAAGCAAAGAACTGATATGTACATGAGACCCTTCTTACtgaatgttttcttttcaaagcGATTCATCCACGCCAAAGTGATGCACAGGAATACCAGCAAAGTGATATCTGTTGCTAGCACAAATGCCAAGGACCTAAGGTACACATTACCATCACTCACCGACGACAATGCCTGTAGGGTTATAGGGAAGCTAATTGCCGAGAGGTCCATGGAAGCTGATGTCTTTGCAATGTCTTATGAGCCCCAAAAGAATGTGACAATCCAGGGGAAACTTGGGATTCTCCTTGACACCATTAAGGAGAGTGGgattattttttactaa